A region of Nitrospira sp. CR1.1 DNA encodes the following proteins:
- a CDS encoding antibiotic biosynthesis monooxygenase — protein MPYVLIIHEVDAYPAWKTIFDHAAGIRKQAGEIRYQLLRHDTDANRIVHFSEWTSLDQARHFFESPELIEIRREAGVNAPEFHYLHEIEQGLL, from the coding sequence ATGCCATACGTATTGATCATTCATGAAGTCGACGCCTATCCGGCATGGAAGACGATTTTTGATCACGCGGCAGGGATCCGAAAGCAGGCCGGAGAAATCAGATACCAGCTGTTGCGCCATGACACCGACGCCAACCGTATCGTCCATTTCTCAGAATGGACGTCGCTCGACCAGGCCCGGCATTTTTTTGAGTCGCCGGAGCTGATCGAGATCAGACGCGAAGCGGGAGTCAACGCGCCTGAATTCCACTATCTGCACGAAATCGAGCAGGGCCTGTTGTGA
- a CDS encoding DUF1353 domain-containing protein: protein MTQTEETRMPDQVQVQCTQAQVYLTELIRQFEGIEKRIEGGETVTLNLTDQGRTLSLVVSREKVVESAAPAKAPKTGAASTLAGNHTLVAAVTKTFAFDLGEAHRNISSAEVQAHLKHAADRIVVAGADALPTLPIPVLTHDGRLWVVAEDCRYVALDGCIITAKRGFQSDLASIPRLFWAIIASFELSLVAPIMHDLIYRSGGLVILPEGEVTPAGRVFNRKEADDLFLELMTRSKIAYWKRNVAYLAVRAFGQSSWREG from the coding sequence ATGACCCAAACCGAGGAGACACGTATGCCCGATCAGGTACAGGTGCAATGCACCCAAGCCCAGGTGTATCTCACCGAACTTATCAGGCAGTTTGAGGGGATTGAGAAACGGATCGAAGGCGGCGAAACGGTAACCCTGAACCTGACCGACCAGGGACGCACCCTTTCACTGGTGGTCAGTCGTGAGAAGGTCGTCGAAAGCGCCGCGCCGGCCAAAGCTCCCAAGACAGGCGCCGCTTCCACGCTGGCCGGCAATCATACGCTGGTCGCCGCGGTGACAAAAACGTTTGCCTTCGATCTTGGCGAGGCGCACCGCAATATTTCCTCTGCCGAGGTGCAGGCTCACCTCAAACATGCCGCGGACCGGATTGTAGTGGCTGGGGCGGATGCGCTACCCACGCTGCCCATTCCGGTCCTCACTCACGATGGACGCCTGTGGGTCGTGGCTGAAGATTGCCGCTATGTTGCGTTGGATGGCTGCATCATTACGGCGAAGCGCGGGTTTCAGAGCGACCTGGCCAGTATCCCGCGTCTGTTCTGGGCCATCATCGCCTCGTTTGAGCTTTCGCTGGTCGCCCCGATCATGCATGATCTGATCTATCGATCCGGAGGGCTGGTGATCCTTCCGGAGGGTGAAGTGACGCCAGCCGGCAGGGTGTTCAATCGAAAAGAGGCCGATGACCTGTTTCTGGAATTGATGACGAGGTCGAAGATCGCCTATTGGAAACGGAACGTGGCGTATCTGGCTGTTCGAGCGTTCGGTCAGTCATCCTGGCGTGAGGGCTAG
- a CDS encoding helix-turn-helix domain-containing protein, translated as MDVLSEVLKAVTLDGAVFFHGEFSAPWCMREPDADTMASYLSAASKHVIIFHLLTEGRGHARIEGEARPLSLVAGDLVIVPHGNAHVMGNGPPVKPVDSSTQLQRVLAEGRMLSQYGGGGEMTKLICGYLTCERHLSQVFLAGLPALMKLHIRDEPSGRWLEDSLRYSVEQAEAANPGGMAVLAKLSEVLFVEALRRYVAQLPATQTGWLAGLRDPDVGKALACLHRDPASPWTIATLANEVGLSRSVLAERFRHYLSETPIGYLTRWRLQLAAQQFASTSKSVAEVAGEVGYESEPSFNRAFKREFGLPPARFRSQSRATDGTAVPNRNKTTRLHTR; from the coding sequence ATGGATGTCCTGTCCGAAGTGTTGAAGGCCGTAACGCTCGACGGCGCCGTGTTCTTCCACGGAGAATTCTCCGCGCCCTGGTGTATGCGCGAACCGGATGCGGACACAATGGCTTCGTATCTCTCCGCTGCCTCGAAGCATGTGATCATTTTTCATCTCCTGACCGAAGGACGCGGCCATGCTCGCATCGAGGGTGAGGCGCGCCCCCTGTCCCTAGTCGCGGGAGACCTCGTCATTGTTCCCCATGGCAATGCGCATGTGATGGGAAACGGCCCGCCGGTGAAACCGGTCGACAGTTCTACGCAACTGCAACGGGTGTTGGCCGAGGGCCGCATGTTGTCTCAATACGGCGGCGGCGGCGAGATGACGAAGTTGATCTGCGGGTACCTGACCTGCGAGCGGCACCTGAGTCAGGTATTCCTTGCGGGACTGCCAGCGCTGATGAAGCTCCACATTCGCGACGAACCGTCAGGACGCTGGTTGGAGGATTCGCTCCGCTATTCGGTGGAACAGGCCGAGGCGGCTAACCCCGGCGGGATGGCGGTGCTGGCGAAACTGTCCGAGGTGTTGTTCGTTGAAGCGTTACGGCGATATGTGGCGCAATTACCCGCCACCCAGACCGGCTGGCTGGCCGGGTTGCGCGACCCGGACGTGGGAAAAGCCCTGGCGTGCCTGCATCGAGACCCAGCCAGTCCCTGGACAATCGCCACGCTGGCCAATGAGGTGGGTCTGTCCCGCTCTGTCCTCGCGGAACGCTTTCGACACTATTTGTCGGAGACCCCCATCGGATACCTCACACGCTGGCGGCTGCAACTGGCGGCACAGCAGTTTGCGTCGACCTCCAAGAGCGTGGCGGAGGTGGCGGGCGAGGTCGGCTATGAGTCCGAACCCTCTTTTAATCGTGCGTTTAAACGAGAGTTCGGCCTGCCACCGGCAAGATTCCGCAGTCAGTCGAGAGCCACGGACGGAACAGCCGTCCCCAACAGGAACAAAACGACTCGCCTCCACACAAGATAG
- a CDS encoding rhodanese-like domain-containing protein, translated as MHRLTIFTLLTCATVLLPFSTGAFAETLPPAVMQKIHAAQQHIKTIGMEDYRKVVDGPGEALIIDVREPHEYAAGHAPGAVNIPRGVFEFQIWKHVGAPASLQMAKPLYLQCQSGNRASLAAQSLAELGLTQTTAVVMSLDEWQKSGQPFVK; from the coding sequence ATGCATCGTTTGACCATCTTCACTCTGCTCACTTGCGCCACGGTCCTGTTGCCGTTCTCGACTGGAGCCTTCGCGGAAACCCTTCCTCCTGCCGTCATGCAGAAAATTCACGCTGCGCAACAGCACATCAAAACGATCGGGATGGAAGACTATCGGAAGGTTGTGGACGGTCCCGGCGAGGCCCTCATCATCGATGTGCGCGAGCCGCACGAATACGCCGCTGGTCACGCGCCCGGCGCCGTGAACATTCCCCGAGGCGTATTCGAGTTCCAGATTTGGAAGCATGTCGGGGCTCCTGCCTCGCTGCAGATGGCAAAACCCCTCTACCTCCAGTGCCAAAGCGGGAACCGTGCGTCTCTCGCGGCGCAATCCCTCGCAGAGTTGGGATTGACGCAGACGACAGCTGTCGTTATGAGCCTTGACGAGTGGCAGAAATCCGGGCAGCCGTTCGTGAAGTAA
- a CDS encoding methyltransferase domain-containing protein, which translates to MTTSTLTTDMDGLKQKLQHIWTAGDYDRFSRYLEGGAREFYERLPVSPGATLLDVGCGSGQLALIAAKDGLEVTGVDIAPNWVERARARAQAEGLRVKFDEGDAEALPYADRSFDLVVSILGAMFAPRPDLVAQELLRVCVPGGAVAMANWTPQGFVGQMFKTVAKFIAPSGMPSPVLWGDEATVRERLGPGLSSLCLTKRIYRLDYPFPPAEVVDFFGQYYGPINRAFASLDESGKERLRAELELLWSQHNRAQGGATVVEAEYLDVIGTRA; encoded by the coding sequence ATGACGACCAGCACGCTGACCACGGACATGGATGGGTTGAAACAGAAGCTCCAACACATTTGGACGGCGGGGGATTATGATCGGTTTTCACGCTACCTGGAAGGGGGCGCGCGCGAGTTTTACGAACGGCTGCCGGTCTCGCCAGGCGCAACGCTGCTCGATGTCGGCTGCGGCTCCGGCCAGCTGGCATTGATTGCGGCCAAGGACGGACTCGAGGTCACGGGCGTGGACATCGCACCCAACTGGGTGGAGCGGGCGCGAGCGCGTGCCCAGGCCGAGGGCTTGCGAGTCAAGTTCGACGAGGGCGATGCGGAGGCACTGCCCTATGCCGACAGGTCGTTCGATCTGGTGGTGAGTATTCTCGGCGCCATGTTCGCGCCACGCCCGGACCTGGTTGCGCAAGAGCTCTTGCGCGTGTGCGTCCCGGGGGGCGCGGTGGCGATGGCCAATTGGACGCCGCAGGGATTCGTTGGGCAGATGTTCAAGACCGTTGCGAAGTTCATCGCACCGTCCGGGATGCCGTCGCCGGTGTTGTGGGGTGATGAGGCCACGGTCCGCGAACGACTCGGGCCAGGCCTCTCGTCGCTGTGCCTGACGAAGCGAATCTACCGGCTCGACTATCCGTTCCCGCCGGCCGAGGTCGTGGACTTTTTCGGCCAATATTACGGCCCGATCAATCGTGCGTTTGCCTCGTTAGACGAATCCGGTAAGGAGCGCTTACGGGCGGAGTTGGAATTGCTCTGGTCCCAACACAACCGGGCGCAGGGCGGCGCCACGGTGGTGGAGGCGGAATACTTGGACGTCATCGGCACGCGAGCGTAG